A genomic window from Halomonas sp. LR3S48 includes:
- a CDS encoding GntR family transcriptional regulator yields the protein MANAKRSNAQRLRDSLENAIINGRLAPGERLDPEALGREFNVSRTPVREAIQQLVASGLVTVMPKKGTFVARVGINQLIEMFEVMAELEGMCGRLAARRISDTELAELRGALERCEAAALAGDTDEYYYENEAFHDCIYRASHNGFLLSEARQLKQRLKPYRRLQLKVRQRMHSSLREHRTVVAAIEAGDPAAAEHALRDHVLIQGERFSDFVASIREFENPATATG from the coding sequence ATGGCCAACGCCAAGCGCTCCAATGCGCAGCGACTGCGCGACTCGCTGGAGAACGCCATCATCAACGGGCGATTGGCGCCCGGCGAACGGCTCGACCCCGAGGCGCTGGGCCGCGAATTCAATGTCTCGCGCACGCCAGTGCGCGAGGCGATCCAGCAGCTCGTGGCCAGCGGGCTGGTCACGGTGATGCCGAAGAAGGGCACCTTCGTGGCGCGGGTGGGCATCAACCAGTTGATCGAAATGTTCGAAGTCATGGCCGAGCTGGAGGGTATGTGCGGACGCCTGGCGGCGCGGCGCATCAGCGACACCGAGCTCGCCGAGCTGCGCGGTGCGCTGGAGCGCTGCGAGGCCGCCGCCCTGGCCGGTGACACCGACGAGTACTACTACGAGAACGAAGCCTTCCACGACTGCATCTATCGCGCCAGCCACAACGGTTTCCTGCTCAGCGAGGCCCGCCAGCTCAAGCAACGGCTCAAGCCGTATCGTCGCCTGCAGCTCAAGGTGCGCCAGCGCATGCACAGTTCACTGCGTGAGCATCGGACCGTGGTGGCAGCCATCGAAGCCGGCGATCCGGCGGCGGCGGAGCATGCCCTGCGCGACCACGTGCTGATCCAGGGCGAGCGCTTCAGCGACTTCGTGGCCAGCATTCGCGAGTTCGAGAATCCCGCGACTGCCACCGGTTAG
- the dctP gene encoding TRAP transporter substrate-binding protein DctP gives MQRHTLPLAALALALAVSSAASANTVLRASHQFPGGQGDVRDEMVQMMARQVAEADVGLEIQVHPGQSLFKANEQWSALTRGRLDITSLPLDYASGRHPEFSATLMPGLVRNHEHAQRLNDSEFMEMIKEVIQEGGARVLADAWLSGGFASSEQCITSPDTVQGQNLRAAGPAFEQMLEEAGASIASMPSSEVYTAMQTGVLDAANTSSMSFISFRLYEQVDCLTEPGDFALWFMYEPILISEQTWQKLNEEQQQALTEAGQAAEEFFAAEAAAIDQEMVKVYEENGVEVVRMSKEDYDAWLEIARQTSYKNFAESVPNGQAIIDAALAVE, from the coding sequence ATGCAACGCCATACCCTACCCCTTGCTGCCCTGGCACTAGCCCTCGCCGTCAGTAGCGCCGCTTCCGCCAATACCGTGCTGCGCGCCTCGCACCAGTTCCCCGGTGGCCAGGGCGACGTGCGCGACGAGATGGTGCAGATGATGGCCCGCCAGGTAGCCGAGGCCGATGTTGGCCTCGAGATCCAGGTCCACCCGGGCCAGTCCCTGTTCAAGGCCAACGAGCAGTGGAGCGCCCTGACCCGTGGGCGACTCGACATCACCTCGCTGCCGCTCGACTACGCCAGCGGCCGCCACCCTGAGTTCTCCGCCACACTGATGCCGGGGCTGGTGCGCAACCATGAGCACGCCCAGCGCCTCAACGACTCCGAATTCATGGAGATGATCAAGGAGGTGATCCAGGAGGGCGGCGCGCGCGTGCTGGCCGACGCCTGGCTCTCGGGCGGCTTCGCCTCCAGCGAGCAGTGCATCACCTCGCCGGACACCGTGCAGGGGCAAAACCTGCGCGCCGCCGGCCCGGCCTTCGAGCAGATGCTGGAGGAGGCCGGCGCGTCGATCGCCTCGATGCCCTCCTCTGAGGTCTATACCGCCATGCAGACCGGCGTACTGGACGCCGCCAACACCTCATCAATGTCGTTCATCTCCTTCCGCCTCTACGAGCAGGTCGACTGCCTGACCGAGCCAGGCGACTTTGCGCTGTGGTTCATGTACGAGCCGATCCTGATCTCCGAACAGACCTGGCAAAAGCTCAACGAAGAGCAGCAGCAGGCGCTGACCGAGGCCGGCCAGGCCGCGGAGGAGTTCTTCGCCGCCGAAGCCGCCGCCATCGACCAGGAGATGGTGAAGGTCTATGAGGAGAACGGCGTCGAGGTGGTGCGCATGAGCAAGGAGGACTACGACGCCTGGCTCGAGATCGCCCGCCAGACCTCCTACAAGAACTTCGCCGAGAGCGTGCCCAATGGCCAGGCGATCATCGACGCGGCCCTGGCCGTCGAGTGA
- a CDS encoding TRAP transporter small permease — protein MAHSQPLAQRFGVVGAYIGLMDRLSRLLAYVAGILFIAGVTVICQMVFVRYVLGMSTSWQTEFTVLAVTAAMLLGSPYVLMTGGHVAITILPDALGGIARRLMRLAAALCGLAFCAALASASWFYVWEAWEGGWTTGTVWNPPLWPGLVPMAVGTTQLSLQYVAEILRGEG, from the coding sequence ATGGCCCACTCTCAGCCCCTTGCTCAACGCTTCGGCGTCGTCGGCGCCTATATCGGCCTGATGGATCGACTCTCACGCCTGCTGGCCTATGTGGCAGGCATCCTGTTCATTGCCGGGGTCACCGTGATCTGCCAGATGGTGTTCGTGCGCTATGTGCTCGGCATGAGCACAAGCTGGCAGACCGAGTTCACCGTGCTTGCGGTCACCGCCGCCATGCTGCTGGGCAGTCCCTACGTGCTGATGACCGGTGGCCACGTGGCGATCACCATCCTGCCGGACGCCCTGGGCGGCATCGCGCGTCGGCTGATGCGGCTGGCCGCGGCCCTGTGCGGCCTCGCTTTCTGCGCGGCCCTGGCCTCCGCCTCCTGGTTCTACGTCTGGGAAGCCTGGGAGGGCGGCTGGACCACCGGCACGGTGTGGAACCCGCCGCTGTGGCCCGGCCTGGTGCCGATGGCCGTTGGCACCACACAGCTGTCACTGCAGTACGTGGCTGAAATTCTGCGCGGGGAGGGCTGA
- a CDS encoding TRAP transporter large permease, translated as MDPTTLGIIVAVALIVLMAIGTPIAFALGGVSLLALIYDRGLPELIYFGETFFDRIAEFGFVAIPMFILMGAAVASSPTGRDLYRSLDLWMGRLPGGLAVSNIGACTIFSALSGSSPATCAAIGKMGIPEMRTRGYPDGVAAGCIAAGGTLGILIPPSVTMIIYGISTETSIGRLFIAGVVPGFMLAGLFMAWTMIACRLAGGYANPLAQAAGQMKETVKANVDANLKALVRVLPFLAVVGGILFALYGGVATPSEAAGVGAFLCLALAVIIYRMWQVGPIKLIMRDSLRESVMIMLVIACAEVFAYALSSLFITQTVAGAIAELEVNRWVLMGVINLFLLVAGFFLPPVAVIVMTAPILLPIILAANFDPYWFAVILTINLEIGLITPPVGLNLFIIKGIAPDISLRDILMGSLPYALCMVLGILLLCFFPGIALWLPNLIMG; from the coding sequence ATGGATCCGACTACGCTGGGGATAATCGTCGCCGTCGCCCTGATCGTGTTGATGGCGATCGGCACGCCCATCGCCTTCGCCCTGGGCGGCGTTTCATTGCTGGCATTGATCTACGACCGCGGCCTGCCCGAGCTCATCTATTTCGGCGAGACCTTCTTCGACCGCATCGCCGAGTTCGGCTTCGTCGCCATCCCCATGTTCATCCTGATGGGCGCCGCGGTGGCCTCGTCGCCCACCGGACGCGACCTCTACCGTTCGCTGGACCTGTGGATGGGCCGGCTGCCGGGCGGGCTCGCCGTGTCCAACATCGGTGCCTGTACCATTTTCTCCGCACTCTCTGGCTCGTCGCCGGCCACCTGTGCCGCCATCGGCAAGATGGGCATCCCCGAGATGCGCACCCGCGGCTACCCCGATGGCGTCGCGGCGGGCTGCATCGCCGCCGGCGGCACCCTGGGCATCCTCATCCCGCCCTCGGTGACCATGATCATCTACGGCATCTCCACCGAGACCTCGATCGGGCGGCTGTTCATCGCCGGGGTGGTACCGGGCTTCATGCTGGCCGGGCTGTTCATGGCCTGGACGATGATCGCCTGCAGGCTGGCCGGAGGTTACGCCAACCCGCTGGCGCAGGCCGCCGGCCAGATGAAGGAGACCGTCAAGGCCAACGTCGACGCCAACCTCAAGGCACTGGTGCGCGTGCTGCCCTTCCTGGCGGTAGTCGGCGGCATACTGTTCGCCCTTTATGGCGGCGTGGCCACGCCCTCCGAGGCCGCCGGTGTCGGCGCCTTCCTGTGCCTGGCGCTGGCCGTGATCATCTACCGCATGTGGCAGGTGGGGCCGATCAAGCTGATCATGCGCGACTCGCTGCGCGAGAGCGTGATGATCATGCTGGTGATCGCCTGCGCCGAGGTGTTCGCCTATGCCCTCTCCTCGCTGTTCATCACCCAGACCGTGGCCGGTGCCATCGCCGAGCTGGAGGTCAACCGCTGGGTGCTGATGGGCGTGATCAACCTGTTCCTGCTGGTCGCCGGCTTCTTCCTGCCGCCGGTGGCGGTGATCGTGATGACCGCGCCGATCCTGCTGCCGATCATCCTGGCCGCCAATTTCGACCCCTACTGGTTCGCGGTGATCCTGACCATCAACCTGGAGATCGGCCTGATCACACCGCCAGTGGGCTTGAACCTGTTCATCATCAAGGGCATCGCGCCGGACATCTCGCTGCGCGACATCCTCATGGGCAGCCTGCCCTACGCCCTGTGCATGGTGCTCGGTATCTTGCTGCTGTGCTTCTTCCCGGGCATTGCCCTGTGGCTGCCTAACCTGATCATGGGCTGA
- a CDS encoding malonyl-CoA decarboxylase has translation MNMTFLQELFNSITQRDARLWRRQGELSAPNHAQMLAACRALLESDGEASSISLASRALSMYNRLTEDERTRFFEGLASEFAADPARIDEAYEAYRERRDNPSLHTLFDACEPRRQELFRRLNLASNGTYELVRMREGLLARLRDRDGDDRQELDAIDADFSHLFGSWFNRGFLMLKRIDWNTPASILEKIIRYEAVHEIRDWDDLRRRLDARDRRCFAFFHPAIGDEPLIFVEVALCRGLPDRIQPILSGESAGERSIDDPEAADAAAFFGISNCQTGLRGISFGNFLIKQVVQELKLELPQLKHFVTLSPVPGFAHWLAEQRDDDALPDELSQVLHELDIPDWHLDPAQSERLKAVIKPLAARYLVEEKNARGLPLNPVARFHLGNGAELHRINWLGDISPKGLKQAAGLMVNYLYVLDDIERNHENYTANATVVCSNEVRDLNRRARKMAKGEPAK, from the coding sequence ATGAACATGACCTTCCTGCAGGAGCTGTTCAACAGCATCACCCAGCGCGATGCCCGGCTCTGGCGCCGGCAGGGCGAGCTCAGCGCGCCCAACCACGCACAGATGCTGGCGGCCTGCCGGGCGCTGCTGGAAAGCGACGGCGAGGCCTCGAGCATCAGCCTGGCCAGCCGCGCGCTGTCCATGTACAACCGGCTGACGGAAGACGAGCGCACCCGCTTCTTCGAAGGCCTGGCCAGCGAATTCGCCGCCGACCCGGCGCGCATTGACGAGGCCTACGAGGCCTATCGCGAGCGGCGCGACAACCCCAGCCTGCATACCCTGTTCGACGCCTGCGAACCACGCCGCCAGGAGCTGTTCCGACGCCTCAACCTGGCCAGCAACGGTACCTACGAGCTGGTGCGCATGCGCGAAGGGCTGCTGGCCCGGTTACGCGACAGGGACGGCGACGACCGGCAGGAGCTCGACGCCATCGACGCCGACTTTTCCCACCTGTTCGGTTCCTGGTTCAATCGCGGCTTCTTGATGCTCAAGCGCATCGACTGGAACACCCCGGCCTCGATCCTGGAGAAGATCATTCGCTACGAGGCGGTGCACGAGATCCGCGACTGGGACGACCTGCGCCGACGCCTCGACGCCCGCGACCGGCGCTGCTTCGCCTTCTTCCACCCCGCCATCGGCGACGAGCCGCTGATCTTCGTCGAGGTCGCGCTGTGCAGGGGCCTGCCCGACCGCATCCAGCCCATCCTGTCGGGAGAGAGTGCCGGCGAGCGCAGCATCGACGACCCCGAAGCCGCCGATGCCGCTGCCTTCTTCGGCATCAGCAACTGCCAGACCGGCCTGCGCGGCATCTCCTTCGGCAACTTCCTGATCAAGCAGGTGGTGCAGGAACTCAAGCTGGAGCTGCCGCAGCTCAAGCACTTCGTCACGCTCTCGCCGGTGCCGGGCTTCGCTCACTGGCTCGCCGAGCAGCGCGACGACGACGCGCTGCCCGACGAGCTGAGCCAGGTACTGCACGAGCTCGACATCCCCGACTGGCATCTCGACCCCGCCCAAAGCGAACGCCTCAAGGCCGTAATCAAGCCGCTGGCGGCCCGCTATCTGGTCGAGGAGAAGAATGCCCGTGGCCTGCCGCTCAACCCGGTGGCACGCTTCCATCTGGGCAACGGCGCCGAGCTGCATCGCATCAACTGGCTCGGCGATATCTCGCCCAAGGGTTTGAAGCAGGCCGCCGGCCTCATGGTCAACTATCTCTACGTGCTCGACGACATCGAGCGCAACCATGAAAACTACACCGCCAACGCCACCGTGGTCTGTTCCAACGAGGTCCGCGACCTCAACCGCCGCGCCCGGAAGATGGCCAAGGGAGAGCCTGCCAAATGA
- a CDS encoding malonate--CoA ligase, which produces MSHNLFETFAVRMRDRGEADFITTREGRRYSYRDTLDASARLAGALVELGVAPGDRVAVQVDKSPEAILLYLACLRMGGVYLPLNTGYTADEIRYFLTDAEPALFVCRPAALEEARQVAGESGCPAVETLGTEADGSLMTLAEQATSHAGIEPREDDDLAAILYTSGTTGRSKGAMLTHRNLGSNAATLKEAWRFTAQDRLIHALPIFHTHGLFVGCNVTLMAGSSMLFLPKFDADVIFEELPRGTVLMGVPTFYTRLVQDERLTPEATASMRLFVSGSAPLTAETHQAFAAKTGHAILERYGMTETNMNLSNPYDGERRAGTVGMPLPGVEYRITDRENHEPVPQGEIGMLEIRGPNVFIGYWRMPEKTREELLEDGFFVTGDLAMTDEQGYVHIVGRDKDLVISGGYNVYPKEVEQVIDELEGVVESAVIGLPHADFGEGVTAVVVPEPGAALEEKQVLDHLEGRLAKYKQPKRVFFAETLPRNTMGKVQKNELRKRYQDTYR; this is translated from the coding sequence ATGAGTCACAACCTCTTCGAAACCTTTGCCGTCCGCATGCGCGACCGCGGCGAAGCCGATTTCATTACTACCCGCGAAGGCCGCCGCTACTCCTATCGCGATACCCTGGACGCCAGCGCCCGCCTGGCCGGCGCCCTGGTCGAGCTGGGCGTGGCCCCCGGCGACCGGGTCGCAGTGCAGGTCGACAAGAGCCCCGAGGCGATCCTGCTCTACCTCGCTTGCCTGCGCATGGGTGGCGTCTACCTGCCGCTCAATACCGGCTACACCGCCGACGAGATCCGCTACTTCCTGACCGACGCCGAGCCGGCACTGTTCGTCTGTCGCCCGGCCGCCCTGGAAGAGGCCCGTCAAGTGGCCGGCGAGAGCGGTTGCCCGGCAGTGGAGACGCTCGGCACCGAGGCCGACGGCAGCCTGATGACACTGGCCGAACAGGCCACCTCGCATGCGGGCATCGAACCGCGCGAGGACGACGACCTGGCCGCGATTCTTTATACCTCGGGCACCACCGGGCGCTCCAAGGGCGCCATGCTGACCCACCGCAACCTGGGCTCCAACGCCGCCACCCTGAAGGAAGCCTGGCGCTTCACGGCTCAGGACCGTCTGATCCACGCGCTGCCGATCTTCCATACCCACGGGCTGTTCGTCGGCTGCAACGTTACCCTGATGGCCGGCTCGAGCATGCTGTTCTTGCCCAAGTTCGACGCCGACGTGATCTTCGAGGAATTACCCCGCGGCACGGTGCTAATGGGCGTGCCGACCTTCTACACTCGCCTGGTCCAGGACGAGCGCCTCACTCCCGAGGCAACCGCCAGCATGCGCCTGTTCGTCTCCGGCTCCGCCCCGCTCACCGCCGAGACCCACCAGGCCTTTGCGGCAAAGACGGGGCACGCCATCCTCGAACGCTACGGCATGACCGAGACCAACATGAACCTCTCCAACCCCTACGACGGCGAGCGCCGTGCCGGCACCGTGGGCATGCCGCTGCCGGGAGTGGAGTACCGCATCACCGACCGCGAGAACCACGAGCCGGTGCCCCAGGGCGAGATCGGCATGCTCGAGATCCGCGGCCCCAACGTCTTCATCGGCTACTGGCGCATGCCCGAGAAGACCCGCGAGGAACTCCTCGAAGACGGCTTCTTCGTTACCGGCGACCTGGCCATGACCGACGAGCAGGGCTACGTGCACATCGTCGGTCGCGACAAGGACCTGGTGATCTCCGGCGGCTACAACGTCTACCCCAAGGAGGTCGAACAGGTCATCGACGAGCTGGAAGGCGTGGTGGAATCGGCGGTGATCGGCCTACCGCACGCCGACTTCGGCGAGGGCGTGACCGCCGTGGTGGTGCCGGAGCCGGGCGCCGCACTCGAGGAAAAGCAGGTGCTCGACCACCTCGAGGGGCGGCTGGCGAAGTACAAGCAGCCCAAGCGGGTGTTCTTCGCCGAGACCCTGCCGCGCAACACCATGGGCAAGGTGCAGAAGAACGAGCTGCGCAAGCGCTATCAGGACACCTATCGCTGA
- a CDS encoding siderophore-interacting protein gives MAKQSYQVFDITLSRRTQVSPSLVRFTFTGPDVSRMATYAPDQRIKLFFPEAQSSLEALFDCVAGEPDGWYAAYRALPEALRPPMRTYTIRELRAERGEVDVEFVLHGDEGPASRWAMRAQPGDRLAMTAPVADVESAGVGYEWKPPRGVKRILVVADETALPAAAGILEELAVRADRPQVEALIEVPLGDDTQALPSTAKVSWLPRDAIPGCAHGERLLCAVRDIDLRAEVASLGGKPESVDANADVHEEPGDELLWEAATADDGAPFYAWIAAESKVALGIRRYLVNECGLPKRYVSSMGYWREGKVLG, from the coding sequence ATGGCCAAGCAGAGCTACCAAGTCTTCGACATCACCCTTTCCCGCCGCACCCAGGTCAGCCCTTCGCTGGTCAGGTTCACCTTCACCGGCCCCGATGTATCGCGCATGGCCACCTACGCACCGGATCAGCGCATCAAGCTGTTCTTTCCCGAAGCCCAAAGCAGCCTTGAGGCCCTGTTCGATTGCGTCGCTGGCGAGCCCGATGGCTGGTACGCCGCCTATCGCGCCCTGCCGGAAGCCCTGCGCCCGCCGATGCGCACCTACACCATTCGCGAGCTGCGCGCCGAACGTGGCGAAGTGGACGTCGAGTTCGTGCTGCACGGTGACGAGGGCCCCGCCTCACGTTGGGCCATGCGCGCCCAGCCGGGCGATCGCCTGGCCATGACCGCCCCGGTCGCCGATGTGGAGAGCGCCGGCGTGGGCTACGAGTGGAAGCCGCCGCGCGGCGTGAAGCGCATCCTGGTGGTGGCCGACGAAACCGCCCTGCCGGCGGCGGCCGGCATTCTGGAGGAACTCGCCGTGCGTGCCGATCGTCCGCAGGTGGAAGCACTGATCGAGGTGCCGCTGGGCGACGATACCCAGGCGCTTCCTTCGACGGCCAAGGTCAGTTGGCTGCCGCGCGACGCCATACCCGGCTGCGCACACGGCGAGCGGCTGCTGTGCGCCGTGCGCGACATCGACCTGCGCGCTGAAGTCGCAAGCCTCGGCGGCAAGCCCGAGAGTGTCGACGCCAATGCCGATGTCCATGAGGAGCCCGGTGACGAGCTGCTCTGGGAAGCCGCGACGGCCGACGATGGCGCTCCCTTCTACGCCTGGATCGCCGCCGAGAGCAAGGTGGCGCTCGGCATTCGCCGTTATCTGGTCAACGAGTGCGGGCTGCCCAAGCGCTACGTCAGCAGCATGGGCTACTGGCGCGAAGGCAAGGTGCTGGGCTGA